Proteins from a genomic interval of Motacilla alba alba isolate MOTALB_02 chromosome 11, Motacilla_alba_V1.0_pri, whole genome shotgun sequence:
- the ZNF319 gene encoding zinc finger protein 319 yields MSESWQQQQQQPQQPPPPQQHHAGAAALPEHSIPPSTADNPLGCAVYGILLQTDPGLQHHQHAPIQAGEPSHKCGVCGHDLAHLSNPHEHQCLPSHDRSFQCTQCLKIFHQATDLLEHQCIQVEQKPFVCGVCKMGFSLLTSLAQHHNVHNGNAMKCSICEKTYKPPEVEHSQPLDPSEKPYSCSICQKTFKHLSELSRHERIHTGEKPYKCTLCDKSFSQSSHLVHHKRTHSSERPYKCTVCEKTFKHRSHLVRHMYAHSGEHLFKCNVCELHFKESSELLQHPCTPSGERPFRCGECQKAFKRPSDLRQHERTHSEERPFKCDLCQMSFKQQYALMRHRRTHKTEERFKCNLCEKGFVQPSHLVYHQHVHGIENLFKCNVCQKGFNQSSELLRHKCVQNAERPFKCAVCNKSYKRASALQKHQLAHCAEKPLKCTLCERRFFSSSEFVQHRCDPAREKPLKCPDCEKRFKYASDLQRHRRVHTGEKPYKCSSCEKAFKQREHLNKHHSVHAREQQYKCMWCGERFLDLGLLQEHSVQHTAEGAYQVAACLP; encoded by the coding sequence atgTCAgaaagctggcagcagcaacagcagcaaccACAGCAGCCGCCGCCACCGCAGCAGCACCACGCTGGGGCAGCCGCCCTCCCAGAGCACTCCatccctcccagcactgctgacaaCCCCCTGGGCTGTGCCGTGTACGGCATCCTGCTCCAGACGGACCCCGGActgcagcaccaccagcacGCCCCCATCCAGGCTGGAGAGCCATCCCACAAGTGCGGTGTGTGTGGCCATGACCTTGCCCACCTCTCCAACCCCCACGAGCACCAGTGCTTGCCAAGCCATGACCGCTCTTTCCAGTGTACCCAGTGCCTGAAGATCTTCCACCAGGCCACCGACCTCCTCGAACACCAGTGTATCCAGGTGGAGCAGAAGCCCTTTGTGTGCGGGGTTTGCAAGATGGGTTTCTCCCTCCTGACCTCGCTGGCACAGCACCACAACGTCCACAACGGCAACGCCATGAAGTGCTCTATCTGTGAGAAGACCTACAAGCCTCCCGAGGTAGAGCATTCACAGCCTCTCGACCCCTCGGAGAAGCCCTACAGCTGCTCCATCTGCCAGAAAACCTTCAAGCACCTCTCGGAGCTGTCCCGGCACGAGCGCATCCACACGGGTGAGAAGCCGTACAAGTGCACGCTGTGTGACAAGAGCTTCAGCCAGTCCTCCCACCTGGTGCACCACAAACGGACGCACAGCTCGGAGCGGCCCTACAAGTGCACGGTGTGCGAGAAGACCTTCAAGCACCGCTCCCACCTGGTGCGCCACATGTACGCGCACTCGGGGGAGCACCTCTTCAAGTGCAACGTCTGCGAGCTGCACTTCAAGGAATCctcggagctgctgcagcacccctgCACTCCCAGCGGGGAGCGGCCCTTCCGCTGCGGGGAGTGCCAGAAGGCCTTCAAGCGTCCCTCGGACCTGCGGCAGCACGAGCGCACGCACAGCGAGGAGCGGCCCTTCAAGTGCGACCTGTGCCAGATGAGCTTCAAGCAGCAGTACGCGCTCATGCGCCACCGCCGCACGCACAAGACCGAGGAGCGCTTCAAGTGCAACCTGTGCGAGAAGGGCTTCGTGCAGCCCTCGCACTTGGTGTACCACCAGCACGTGCACGGCATAGAGAACCTCTTCAAGTGCAACGTGTGCCAGAAAGGCTTCAACCAGTCCTCGGAGCTGCTGCGGCACAAGTGCGTGCAGAACGCGGAGCGGCCCTTCAAGTGCGCGGTGTGCAACAAGTCCTACAAGCGGGCCTCGGCTCTGCAGAAGCACCAGCTGGCCCACTGCGCCGAGAAGCCGCTCAAGTGCACGCTCTGCGAGAGACGTTTCTTCTCCTCCTCGGAGTTCGTGCAGCACCGCTGCGACCCGGCCCGCGAGAAGCCCCTCAAGTGCCCCGACTGTGAAAAGCGGTTCAAGTACGCGTCGGACCTGCAGCGGCACCGGCGCGTGCACACGGGCGAGAAGCCCTACAAGTGCTCCTCCTGCGAGAAGGCCTTCAAGCAGCGCGAGCACCTCAACAAGCACCACAGCGTGCACGCCCGGGAGCAGCAGTACAAGTGCATGTGGTGCGGGGAGCGGTTCCTGGACTTGggcctgctgcaggagcacagcgTCCAGCACACGGCCGAGGGTGCCTACCAGGTGGCTGCCTGCTTGCCATGA
- the USB1 gene encoding U6 snRNA phosphodiesterase, with protein sequence MARLLPPGPGRLRAAGRGGGRGARRPPAAAAAAARGQARPAARRSPSGGPAGSEGTAPRGLHRRRAGRPRGGVGCRGSPPARGRPRPGEARRTQRAAAAVGPLTYGGRRPRRRQGRGLRAAPEPRAGVEAGAGREEGREGRERAAGGSAAEGAERAGPGRPRRRRRRRRGGRGGCCPLPGRAGNCAAAAGGERAVAAGAAAMSAALVGYSSSEEEQEQEGGSRGGGAQGPPGASAGRPRLPVPAGLPGDPDPEEAVSDDSSRHGGRVRGFPHERGNWATHVYLPYFAQEEFLELLELLVSRARTYVPSLAAMEEFHLSLSQCVVLRYHWIEPFVRSLRERLAAFHRFFCVADQVKVYTNQNKTRTFIGLEVSAGHFQLLELVSEVDGILEEFDLPTFYKDPSFHISLAWCVGDLSGKLEGQCLRELQDIVDGFEESAFLLRIQWEQIRCKSGNKYFSFPLR encoded by the exons ATGGCCCGGCTGCtcccgccgggcccgggccgcCTCAGggccgcggggcgcgggggcggccggggAGCTCGCAGGCCAccagcagccgccgccgccgcagcccgcGGCCAGGCCCGGCCCGCCGCTCGCCGCTCCCCATCGGGCGGCCCCGCTGGCAGCGAGGGGACGGCGCCCCGAGGCCTTCAccgccgccgcgccgggagGCCCCGCGGTGGGGTCGGGTGTAGGGGGTCGCCgcccgcccggggccgcccccgccccggcgAGGCGAGGCGCACACAaagggcggcggcggcggtcGGGCCGCTCACCTACGGCGGGAGGAGGCCTCGCCGGCGGCAGGGCCGCGGCCTGCGCGCTGCGCCCGAGCCCCGCGCTGGCGTGGAGGCGGGAGccgggagggaggaggggagggagggaagggagcgagcggcgggcgggagcgcggcggagggagcggagcgggccgggccggggcggccgcggcggcggcggcggaggaggcggggcgggcgcggcgggtGCTGCCCCCTGCCGGGCCGCGCCGGCAActgcgcggccgccgccggcggggagcgggctGTGGCGGCGGGCGCCGCGGCCATGAGCGCCGCGCTGGTGGGGTACAGCAGCTccgaggaggagcaggagcaggaaggggggagccggggcggcggcgcgcaGGGGCCCCCCGGGGCCAG CGCCGGCCGCCCCCGCCTGCCCGTGCCCGCCGGCCTGCCGGGAGACCCGGACCCGGAGGAGGCCGTGAGCGATGACAGCTCCCGGCACGGCGGCCGCGTGCGCGGCTTCCCCCACGAGCGGGGCAACTGGGCCACGCACGTCTACCTGCCCT ACTTTGCCCAGGAGGagttcctggagctgctggagctgctggtgtccCGCGCCCGCACCTACGTCCCGTCGCTGGCTGCCATGGAGGAGTTCCACCTGAGCCTCTCGCAGTGCGTGGTGCTGCGCTACCACTGGATAGAGCCCTTCGTTCGCTCCCTCCGGGAGCGCCTGGCCGCCTTCCACAG GTTCTTCTGTGTGGCTGACCAAGTGAAGGTTTACACCaaccagaacaaaaccag GACCTTTATTGGCTTGGAGGTCTCTGCTgggcatttccagctgctggagctggtctCGGAGGTGGATGGCATTCTAGAGGAATTTGACCTTCCCACATTTTACAAG GACCCATCGTTCCACATCAGCTTGGCCTGGTGCGTCGGGGACCTGTCCGGCAAGCTGGAAGGGCAGTGTCTGCGGGAgctccag GACATTGTGGATGGGTTTGAGGAGTCAGCGTTCCTGCTGCGTATCCAATGGGAGCAGATCCGCTGCAAGTCAGGGAACAAGTACTTCTCCTTCCCCTTGAGGTAG
- the MMP15 gene encoding matrix metalloproteinase-15 produces MAAGGGAPWRAGGRLPPLVVLLVLLAGAAGEEINAEAWLRLYGYLPQPSRRMSTMRSAQTFSAALAEMQRFYGITVTGVLDEETKAWMKRPRCGVPDQFGARMKSNMRRKRYALTGRRWSQSHLTFSIQNYTEKLGRYHSHEAVRRAFRVWEQATPLVFREVAYEDIRQKRKKEADIMVLFASGFHGDSSPFDGLGGFLAHAYFPGPGMGGDTHFDLDEPWTLENADVSGNNLFLVAVHELGHSLGLEHSSNPSAIMAPFYQWMDTENFQLPEDDLKGIQQLYGTADGHPQPTKPLPTVTPRRPGRPDQRPPKPPPPGKPERPPKPGSPDRPDQYGPNICDGDFDTVAVLRGEMFVFKGRWFWRVRHNRVLDNYPMPIGHFWRGLPGDIDAAYERHDGKFVFFKGDRYWLFREANLEPGYPQPLVTYGQGIPYDSIDTAVWWEPTGHTFFFREDRYWRFNEDTRSVDPGYPKPISVWVGIPPSPKGAFLSPDASSTYFYRGTKYWKFDNERLKTEPGYPKSILRDFMGCHTELVPDPNPRWPDVDRPPFNPDGDGGTEGEEEEEEDEDYSEGDGQPGRDVDVVVQIDEYTRTMSVVMVLVLLVLLLCILGLIYVIVQMQRKGAPRMLLYCKRSLQEWV; encoded by the exons ATGGCAGCAGGGGGCGGCGCCCCctggcgggcgggcgggcgcctCCCGCCGCtcgtggtgctgctggtgctgctggcgggggcggcgggcgagGAGATCAACGCCGAG GCATGGCTGCGGCTCTACGGGTACCTGCCGCAGCCCAGCCGCCGGATGTCCACCATGCGCTCGGCCCAGACCTTCTCCGCCGCGCTCGCGGAGATGCAGAGGTTCTATGGCATCACCGTCACCGGCGTCCTGGACGAGGAGACCAAGGC GTGGATGAAACGTCCCCGCTGTGGGGTCCCGGATCAGTTTGGAGCACGGATGAAGTCCAACATGCGTCGGAAGCGGTACGCGCTGACAGGGCGGCGCTGGAGCCAGAGCCACCTCACCTTCAG CATCCAAAACTACACGGAGAAGCTGGGTCGGTACCACTCGCACGAGGCTGTCCGACGAGCTTTCCGGGTGTGGGAGCAAGCCACGCCGCTGGTTTTCCGGGAGGTGGCCTACGAGGACATCCggcagaagaggaagaaggaggctGACATCATGGTGCTCTTTGCCTCTGGATTCCATGGAGACAGCTCTCCCTTTGATGGCCTTGGGGGATTTTTGGCTCATGCCTATTTTCCCGGCCCTGGCATGGGGGGGGACACGCATTTCGACTTGGATGAGCCCTGGACGCTGGAGAATGCGGATGTGTCTG GGAACAACCTTTTCCTGGTGGCCGTACATGAGCTGGGGCACTCTCTGGGCTTGGAGCACTCCAGCAACCCCAGTGCTATCATGGCACCCTTCTACCAGTGGATGGACACGGAGAACTTCCAGCTGCCCGAGGATGACCTCAAGGGCATCCAGCAGCTCTACG GTACCGCAGATGGGCACCCTCAGCCCACCAAGCCTTTGCCCACCGTGACTCCCCGGAGACCTGGCAGGCCAGACCAGAGACCCCCTAAACCTCCCCCTCCGGGGAAACCAGAGCGACCACCCAAACCTGGCAGCCCAGACCGACCTGACCAGTATGGCCCCAACATCTGCGATGGGGACTTTGACACGGTGGCGGTGCTGCGTGGGGAGATGTTTGTATTCAAG GGCCGGTGGTTCTGGAGGGTCCGGCACAACCGGGTGCTGGACAACTACCCCATGCCCATCGGACACTTCTGGCGGGGCCTCCCTGGGGACATTGATGCTGCCTACGAGAGGCATGACGGGAAGTTCGTCTTCTTTAAAG GTGACCGGTACTGGCTCTTCCGAGAAGCCAACCTGGAGCCTGGGTACCCACAGCCCCTGGTCACCTACGGGCAGGGCATCCCCTACGACAGCATTGACACAGCCGTCTGGTGGGAACCCACGGGACACACCTTCTTCTTCCGTGAGGACAG aTACTGGCGCTTTAACGAGGACACACGCTCGGTGGACCCTGGGTACCCAAAGCCCATCTCTGTCTGGGTGGGCATCCCTCCCTCACCCAAGGGAGCCTTCCTCAGCCCGGACGCAT CCTCCACCTACTTCTACAGAGGCACAAAGTACTGGAAGTTCGACAATGAGCGTCTCAAGACAGAGCCAGGCTATCCCAAATCCATCCTACGGGACTTCATGGGCTGTCACACGGAGCTGGTCCCAGACCCCAATCCCCGCTGGCCCGATGTGGACCGACCCCCCTTCAACCCTGATGGGGATGGGGGGACTgaaggtgaggaggaggaagaggaagatgaggatTACAGCGAGGGAGAtggccagccaggcagggaCGTGGACGTGGTGGTGCAGATCGATGAGTACACACGCACCATGAGCGTGGTcatggtgctggtgctgctggtgctgctgctctgcatcctgGGCCTCATCTACGTCATCGTCCAGATGCAGAGGAAGGGCGCACCCCGAATGCTCTTGTACTGCAAGCGCTCCTTGCAGGAGTGGGTCTGA
- the CFAP20 gene encoding cilia- and flagella-associated protein 20 isoform X2, translating into MFKNTFQSGFLSVLYSIGSKPLQIWDKKVRNGHIKRITDNDIQSLVLEIEGTNVSTTYITCPADPKKTLGIKLPFLVMIIKNLKKYFTFEVQVLDDKNVRRRFRASNYQSTTRVKPFICTMPMRLDDGWNQIQFNLSDFTRRAYGTNYIETLRVQIHANCRIRRVYFSDRLYSEDELPAEFKLYLPVQNKAKQ; encoded by the exons atGTTCAAGAACACCTTCCAGAGCGGCTTCCTCTCGGTGCTCTACAGCATCGGCAGCAAACCGCTCCAGATCTGGGACAAGAAG GTGCGCAATGGCCACATCAAGCGAATCACGGACAATGACATTCAGTCACTGGTGCTGGAGATTGAAGGAACAAATGTCAG TACCACGTACATCACGTGCCCTGCTGACCCAAAGAAGACCCTGGGCATCAAACTACCTTTCCTAGTGATGATCATCAAGAACCTGAAAAAATACTTCACTTTTGAAGTGCAG GTGCTGGATGACAAGAACGTGCGCCGGCGTTTCCGGGCGAGCAACTACCAGAGCACGACCCGGGTGAAGCCCTTCATCTGCACCATGCCCATGCGGCTGGACGACGGCTGGAACCAGATCCAGTTCAACCTGTCCGACTTCACGCGCCGCGCCTACGGCACCAACTACATCGAGACCCTGAGAGTGCAG ATCCACGCCAACTGTCGCATCCGACGGGTGTATTTCTCTGACCGGCTGTACTCAGAGGATGAGCTCCCAGCTGAGTTCAAGCTGTATCTGCCTGTCCAGAACAAGGCCAAG CAATAA
- the CFAP20 gene encoding cilia- and flagella-associated protein 20 isoform X1, with protein MFKNTFQSGFLSVLYSIGSKPLQIWDKKVRNGHIKRITDNDIQSLVLEIEGTNVSTTYITCPADPKKTLGIKLPFLVMIIKNLKKYFTFEVQVLDDKNVRRRFRASNYQSTTRVKPFICTMPMRLDDGWNQIQFNLSDFTRRAYGTNYIETLRVQIHANCRIRRVYFSDRLYSEDELPAEFKLYLPVQNKAKVS; from the exons atGTTCAAGAACACCTTCCAGAGCGGCTTCCTCTCGGTGCTCTACAGCATCGGCAGCAAACCGCTCCAGATCTGGGACAAGAAG GTGCGCAATGGCCACATCAAGCGAATCACGGACAATGACATTCAGTCACTGGTGCTGGAGATTGAAGGAACAAATGTCAG TACCACGTACATCACGTGCCCTGCTGACCCAAAGAAGACCCTGGGCATCAAACTACCTTTCCTAGTGATGATCATCAAGAACCTGAAAAAATACTTCACTTTTGAAGTGCAG GTGCTGGATGACAAGAACGTGCGCCGGCGTTTCCGGGCGAGCAACTACCAGAGCACGACCCGGGTGAAGCCCTTCATCTGCACCATGCCCATGCGGCTGGACGACGGCTGGAACCAGATCCAGTTCAACCTGTCCGACTTCACGCGCCGCGCCTACGGCACCAACTACATCGAGACCCTGAGAGTGCAG ATCCACGCCAACTGTCGCATCCGACGGGTGTATTTCTCTGACCGGCTGTACTCAGAGGATGAGCTCCCAGCTGAGTTCAAGCTGTATCTGCCTGTCCAGAACAAGGCCAAGGTGAGCTAA